Genomic window (Rubeoparvulum massiliense):
AACAGTGATGGCTACTCCAACATTTTCGCAATACAAATGGAATGCCACCTTGCAAGGTGCCGATGTAGTTGAGGTATCCCTAAAAAATGGTACCCATGATCTTTCTGCCATGCTTGCAGCTATTACGCTAGAGACCCGAGTGATTTGGATCTGTAATCCCAATAATCCGACGGGAACCTATGTTAACCATCAAGCGGTGGAACAGTTCCTTCAACAGGTTCCTGCCCATGTTCTTGTGGTATTGGATGAGGCATATGCGGAGTATGTAACAGCTGAAGATTATCCAGAATCAGCGAAGCTTCTTGCTACATATGAAAACCTGTTAATTCTTCGGACATTTTCAAAGATTTATGGCTTAGCATCATTACGAGTTGCCTATGGCATAGGTTCATCATCCTTGCTTCAATGGTTGGAGCGAGTTCGTGAGCCCTTCAATACCAGTCGTTTTGCTCAAGCAGCCGCAGTGGAAGCCATCCGCGATCAAGTCTTTGTTGATCGATGCCGTAAGGTGAATAAGCAGGAGCGGGATCTGCTTCAAGCGCGTTTGGAAGCCCTAAAATGGCGGATTTATCCATCTCAGACAAACTTTTTATTGATTCAACTTTCTGAAGGAGATGATGATTTGGCATGGTTTGATTATCTTCTTCATCAAGGAATTATTATTCGACCGGGGACGCCGATCCAGGCACCAGGCACCATTCGGATCTCTGTTGGTCTGCCTGAAGAGAATCAACGTGTACTCCAGGTCATTGAACAGCGGAGGCTACCAACATCCTCGAAGATGGAGTAAGGAGGCGGGATCATGGGCACACGCATCGGTATTATTGGTCTAGGCTTAATCGGAGGCTCATTAGCAAAGGCGTGGCAAGACCATCCAGATGTTGAAGTGGTCGCCATTGATCGAGAGGAAGAGACAATTCAGCAAGCATTAAAGGATGGAACTATCGTTGCTGGAAGCACTGAGATGGATGAAGAGCTCCTTGTCTCCTGTGATGTGATTCTACTCTGTGTCCCTGTTGGGCAGGTGATACCCATGGTTAAACAACTATGCCAGCTTCCCTTGCAATCAGGTACGATCATTACAGATACAGGGAGTACGAAGTGTGGAGTGATGGAGGGAGTATCCGAATTTATTCAAGAACATCTTCACTTTATTGGTGGTCACCCTATGGCAGGCTCCCATCGTTCAGGCTATGGCGCAGCTTCTCCTTCATTACTTGCCAATGCTTTCTATGTGATTACACCATTTCCTACCACACCCAAGGCAGCGGTTGAACGTCTTGTTAATTTACTTCGAATCACCAAAGTGAATGTGATCGAGATGGAATGGCAGGTACATGATCAAGTAGTGGGTGCAGTGAGTCATTATCCCCATGTGCTAGCAGCAGCCATGGTAAATATGGTGGCCCGCTATAATAAGGATGAGCCTTTATATCATCTGCTAGCTGCTGGTGGATATAAGGATTTTACAAGGATCGCCGCCAGTAACTGGGAGATGTGGCGAGATATTGTACTGAACAATCGTAATGTCCTCTTAACTTATATGGATGAATTGCGAAAGGATTTGGATCGTCTAGCACAAGCCATCCGTCATGATGAGAGTGACTATATTGAGCATTTTTTTCAAGCGGCGAAGGAAGCCCGTCAGTCCTTACCCGAACGGAAGCGGGGTGGGCTCCTCACATGGTATGATTGCTATGTGGATGTACCTGACCATCCAGGTGTGATCGCCGAGATTACGGTGTTGCTTGCCAATGGTGGGTTTAATCTACGCAATATTACAATCCTAGAAAATCGTGATGGGGTATTAGGCGCTCTTTGCTTAACTTTTCGTCAGAAGGAAGAGATGGAGGGTGCCATGGCTCTCCTAGAAGAGCATGGTTATCCGGTCTCACTCCCTTCCTATACGCTGGTGTAGGTTTTCTTCATACGAAGCTTCGAAAGAATAGGCTTCATCGTGCTTCTTACAGCATGAATGGAGCCTCTTTTTGGTCACAATTAGTTATAAATATGCATAATTATGAATACAGTTGTGGCAAACGATTGAAATGACAGAACATTCATAGAGTTGCAATATACAATAAAAGTGATAAAATATATATAGGAACTAAAGTGGTCCAAAGGTATGTGATAAAAATGTTTAGCTTATATAAAAATCCAAGTGTGAGGTCTAATTGGTAGCTTCCCTCTATTCGGTAAGGGTCTTTCGGTGCAAAGGCTCTTTCTTTGATCATCTCTAAATCTTGCTAACATCAAACTAGGAGGAAGCTAAAAATGTTTCGCAATAAAGGTTTTAGCCGTCAGCAAGCCTTTGGCTTTGGCGTGGTTGTATTTAGTCTATTTATGGATATGTTCTTATACAGTATGATCATCCCAATTGTACCGACGTATGTTCATGAATTGGGAGCAAGTGATTCAATGATTGGGCTACTTTTTAGTATTTATGCGTTGGGAATGATGGTAGCAACCCCAATCTTTGGCATGATCTCCGATCGGATTGGCCGTAAGCGTCCGATGATCTGGGGAACGGCAGGCTTAATGGTTTCCACACTGCTGTTTGCTTTCTCCAATAGCATGACCTGCTTGATGATTGCCCGTTTCTTACAAGGGGTAGCAGGTGCAGCACCTTGGACTGCAGGGCTAGCACTCTTAGCTGATATTTTCCCAGCCAATAAGCGTGGTCAAGTGATGGGTCTGGCTGTTTCTGGACTCTCAGCAGGTACGCTACTAGGTGCACCCCTTGGTGGGATTCTCTACGATTGGGGTGGCCATTACCTTCCCTTTTTAGTGGTTACAGTTTTAACCTTCTTTAATCTCTTAGCCACATTTTTTGGTGTGGAGGAACCAAGTCGGAATACTGCTTCTATCGTTAAGGTAGGTAACCAAGGTGAAGTGAAGCTTGGCCAATATCTAAAGAGCACACCGATTATCTTGGTCTCTGCTATTGTATTAATGGCAGAATCAGTATTAACCATGATCGAACCGCTCTATCCACCTTATTTGGAACGGACATTTTCATTATCTGCCTCTACCGTGGGATTGATTTTTGGTATTTCCACCGTAGGCTACAGTATTGCTTCAGTCATTTCTGGTCGCTTAACAGACCGCTACAATCCTCAGATGAACATGGTAATTGGGCTGATTATCCTCGCATTGAGTCTGCCATTCTTAATGCTAGCAGATACTATCACAGAGGTTTGTATCGCCATGTTTTTCTTCGGATCATCTATTGGCTATACCGTGACGCCAACTTTACCTACTCTTTCCATCATTGTGGAGCGGAAGGGTAGTGCGAGCTATGCAACAGTCTATGCCATCTTTAACCTGGTCGTGGGCATCGGAATTCTCGTGGGACCGATTATCGGTGGAGTCTTCTCAGATACAATCGGTCTCTCCTACGCCTTCTACACCATGAGTGGGGTCACTGTGCTCTTTATTCTATTAGTAAAACCATTACTCAATAAGTACAAAGCAGCTTGGGAGCGAATAGAACTTTCTCAGAAGAGGGAGAAAGAGAAAGTGAGTGTACCAACAGGTGCGCTTAAATCCTCTCTCCTCAAGCAACCACTTCAAAATGTGGCACCAGAAAAATTTGAATAATGATGGGGCTGGCCAGGCCCCTTTTTTTTACACAAGGGTTTACATATTATAACAATATTAATGTAAAGGGTTTTTACAATGACAAAACAACAGCGGATTGGCTTTATCATAGTCGTGTTAAGTCTTTTTTTGGATATGCTCCTTTATAGCTTAATTATCCCCATCATTCCAACATATGCAGTGCAGCTGGGAGCATCAGATTCGATGCTCGGTTTTCTCTTCAGCATGTATGCCATCGGGCTCATCGTAGGAACACCATTGATCGGCTACCTCACAGAGAGGAAGGGGAGAAAGCTCCCGATCTTAATTGGTACGTTAGGATTGATTCTTGCAACCCTAGATTTTGCCCTTGCAGATACCTTGAGCCGCTTGATGTGGGCTCGCTTTTTCCAAGGGATCGCAGCTTCAGCCCCATGGACTGCAGGTTTAGCGCTGCTTGCCGATCTCTTTAAGGAGAATCGGGGCAAGGTGATGGGATATGCAGTGACAGGCTATTCCATTGGTACATTGCTGGGAGCGCCCCTCGGTGGTGTCCTCTATCAATGGGGCGGTCATTTAACACCATTTATTTTGGTCATTGCGTTGGCAGCCATCAATTTTTGCTTGATTGCTATCTTTTTACGAGAGCCGCAGCATGATAATCAACCCCATAAAAGTGTGGGATTCTATCTAAAGCAACCAGGTATTCTCTTTACA
Coding sequences:
- a CDS encoding prephenate dehydrogenase; this translates as MGTRIGIIGLGLIGGSLAKAWQDHPDVEVVAIDREEETIQQALKDGTIVAGSTEMDEELLVSCDVILLCVPVGQVIPMVKQLCQLPLQSGTIITDTGSTKCGVMEGVSEFIQEHLHFIGGHPMAGSHRSGYGAASPSLLANAFYVITPFPTTPKAAVERLVNLLRITKVNVIEMEWQVHDQVVGAVSHYPHVLAAAMVNMVARYNKDEPLYHLLAAGGYKDFTRIAASNWEMWRDIVLNNRNVLLTYMDELRKDLDRLAQAIRHDESDYIEHFFQAAKEARQSLPERKRGGLLTWYDCYVDVPDHPGVIAEITVLLANGGFNLRNITILENRDGVLGALCLTFRQKEEMEGAMALLEEHGYPVSLPSYTLV
- the hisC gene encoding histidinol-phosphate transaminase gives rise to the protein MKVRSELTQVQPYQPGKPMEELRRELGLSHVIKLASNENPYGCSDHVKRALEAEIQMISRYPDGAAYQLKQAIAEYYGVTMEEIIVGSGSDELIGLVARTFLQPGTATVMATPTFSQYKWNATLQGADVVEVSLKNGTHDLSAMLAAITLETRVIWICNPNNPTGTYVNHQAVEQFLQQVPAHVLVVLDEAYAEYVTAEDYPESAKLLATYENLLILRTFSKIYGLASLRVAYGIGSSSLLQWLERVREPFNTSRFAQAAAVEAIRDQVFVDRCRKVNKQERDLLQARLEALKWRIYPSQTNFLLIQLSEGDDDLAWFDYLLHQGIIIRPGTPIQAPGTIRISVGLPEENQRVLQVIEQRRLPTSSKME
- a CDS encoding MFS transporter, giving the protein MTKQQRIGFIIVVLSLFLDMLLYSLIIPIIPTYAVQLGASDSMLGFLFSMYAIGLIVGTPLIGYLTERKGRKLPILIGTLGLILATLDFALADTLSRLMWARFFQGIAASAPWTAGLALLADLFKENRGKVMGYAVTGYSIGTLLGAPLGGVLYQWGGHLTPFILVIALAAINFCLIAIFLREPQHDNQPHKSVGFYLKQPGILFTSMVVILIGSTMTVVEPMYPPFLEHELGATPALIGFIFGMSTLGHIISSPVAGILTDRFNARINMLGGLVGLGISLVMLAFVGSIWTSTLVMFIFGFSLGYAIAPTLPELARVMDLHGNTNYGFVYTIFNLAFGVAIIIGPILGGFLTDWFGLHRALIYISVTLFLVTAILFIQWFKKEPTPIQYLASNKNNL
- a CDS encoding MFS transporter is translated as MFRNKGFSRQQAFGFGVVVFSLFMDMFLYSMIIPIVPTYVHELGASDSMIGLLFSIYALGMMVATPIFGMISDRIGRKRPMIWGTAGLMVSTLLFAFSNSMTCLMIARFLQGVAGAAPWTAGLALLADIFPANKRGQVMGLAVSGLSAGTLLGAPLGGILYDWGGHYLPFLVVTVLTFFNLLATFFGVEEPSRNTASIVKVGNQGEVKLGQYLKSTPIILVSAIVLMAESVLTMIEPLYPPYLERTFSLSASTVGLIFGISTVGYSIASVISGRLTDRYNPQMNMVIGLIILALSLPFLMLADTITEVCIAMFFFGSSIGYTVTPTLPTLSIIVERKGSASYATVYAIFNLVVGIGILVGPIIGGVFSDTIGLSYAFYTMSGVTVLFILLVKPLLNKYKAAWERIELSQKREKEKVSVPTGALKSSLLKQPLQNVAPEKFE